In Girardinichthys multiradiatus isolate DD_20200921_A chromosome 18, DD_fGirMul_XY1, whole genome shotgun sequence, a single window of DNA contains:
- the trarg1a gene encoding trafficking regulator of GLUT4 1, whose translation MAINTDTDFQKSGLGGESGGGAPAADFQETEKLLTVTTEPGGNGMKMSTSFTVNVTGDKATEADQNGHSAGMRSGSVGQLSAAAHLSPSKASLSRSSTGNATVPETPRPKDYLILVILSCFCPIWPVSIVALVYSVMSRNSLQNGDIDGARRLGRLARLLSIVSIFLGLLIIVVCISVHISSLK comes from the exons ATGGCCATCAACACCGACACCGACTTCCAGAAGTCCGGCCTGGGCGGTGAGAGTGGAGGGGGTGCCCCGGCCGCGGATTTCCAGGAGACGGAGAAACTCCTGACGGTAACCACCGAGCCCGGGGGGAATGGGATGAAAATGTCCACCTCCTTCACCGTCAACGTGACCGGCGACAAGGCCACGGAGGCCGATCAAAACGGCCACAGCGCCGGTATGAGATCGGGCTCCGTCGGGCAGCTGTCCGCCGCCGCCCACCTCTCCCCCTCTAAGGCCAGCCTGAGCCGCTCCTCCACTGGGAACGCCACCGTCCCGGAGACCCCGAGGCCCAAGGATTACCTCATCCTGGTCATCCTCTCCTGCTTCTGCCCCATTTGGCCCGTCAGTATTGTTGCATTGGTGTATTCCGTTATG TCCAGAAACAGCCTTCAGAACGGGGATATAGATGGGGCCAGGAGGCTGGGTCGACTGGCTCGTCTGCTGAGTATCGTCTCCATTTTCCTGGGACTGCTGATCATCGTCGTCTGCATCTCAGTTCACATCTCAT CTTTAAAGTAA